In Actinomadura citrea, a single window of DNA contains:
- the leuD gene encoding 3-isopropylmalate dehydratase small subunit, which produces MEAFTTYTGRGVPLRRSNVDTDQIIPAVWLKQVSRTGFDKGLFSAWREDPDFVLNQPRYEGAGILVAGPDFGTGSSREHAVWALQQYGFRAVIASRFGDIFRNNSTKMGLLPVVLTDEQVEALQSAVETDPALEITVDLGAREVRWGADTAPFEIDDYTRWRLMEGLDDIGLTLRHADAIGDFEAARTALLPTTV; this is translated from the coding sequence ATGGAAGCGTTCACCACCTACACCGGGCGCGGGGTACCGCTGCGCCGCAGCAACGTCGACACCGACCAGATCATCCCCGCCGTGTGGCTCAAGCAGGTCAGCCGCACCGGATTCGACAAGGGCCTGTTCTCGGCCTGGCGCGAGGACCCGGACTTCGTCCTGAACCAGCCGCGGTACGAGGGCGCGGGCATCCTGGTCGCCGGGCCCGACTTCGGCACCGGCTCGTCCCGCGAGCACGCCGTCTGGGCGCTGCAGCAGTACGGCTTCCGCGCCGTGATCGCGTCGCGCTTCGGCGACATCTTCCGCAACAACTCCACGAAGATGGGCCTGCTGCCGGTCGTCCTCACGGACGAGCAGGTCGAGGCGCTGCAGAGCGCGGTCGAGACGGATCCCGCCCTGGAGATCACCGTCGACCTGGGCGCCCGCGAGGTCCGCTGGGGCGCGGACACCGCGCCGTTCGAGATCGACGACTACACCCGCTGGCGCCTCATGGAGGGCCTGGACGACATCGGCCTCACGCTGCGCCACGCCGACGCCATCGGCGACTTCGAGGCCGCCCGCACCGCGCTGCTCCCCACCACGGTCTAG
- a CDS encoding cold-shock protein has translation MQGTVKAFDAQTRSGSVLLDDGTELPFDAEAFAAGGLRLLRFGQRVNLALDGDRVSVVTLSTFPLPAPPA, from the coding sequence ATGCAGGGGACGGTGAAGGCGTTCGACGCGCAGACCCGCTCAGGGAGCGTGCTCCTCGACGACGGGACGGAGTTGCCCTTCGACGCCGAGGCGTTCGCGGCGGGCGGCCTGCGGCTGCTGCGCTTCGGCCAGCGGGTGAACCTCGCACTGGACGGCGACCGGGTCTCGGTGGTGACGCTGTCGACCTTCCCGCTGCCCGCTCCGCCCGCCTGA
- a CDS encoding HU family DNA-binding protein: MNKRELVDAISDRLGSKKAAAEAVDAILEAIQTAVAKGDKVAITGFGSFEKADRPARTARNPATGKTIEVPATSVPKFKAGADFKNLVAGKK; this comes from the coding sequence ATGAACAAGCGTGAGCTGGTCGACGCCATCTCTGACCGGCTGGGCAGCAAGAAGGCCGCAGCCGAGGCGGTCGACGCCATCCTGGAGGCGATCCAGACCGCGGTCGCCAAGGGCGACAAGGTCGCGATCACCGGGTTCGGTTCGTTCGAGAAGGCCGACCGGCCTGCCCGCACGGCCCGCAACCCCGCAACGGGCAAGACCATCGAGGTTCCCGCGACGTCCGTGCCGAAGTTCAAGGCGGGCGCCGACTTCAAGAACCTGGTGGCCGGCAAGAAGTAA
- the cofC gene encoding 2-phospho-L-lactate guanylyltransferase has protein sequence MSTPAPSAQTHGTPPLRWSLVVPVKVLARAKTRMSAAAGPHREALALAVAADTVAAALRCDRVRDVIVVTDDPLPAAELAALGARIVPDAPDAGLNPALVYGARRGRELAADAGVGALSADLPALRPLELARVLDAAGAAPEAFVPDAAGVGTTLYTARPGVPFSPAFGGGSRTAHRARGAREILLPGTDSVRRDVDTPDDLRAALALGAGPRTTAVASRLPSLA, from the coding sequence ATGTCTACACCAGCCCCCTCCGCGCAAACGCACGGAACGCCGCCGCTCCGGTGGTCCCTCGTCGTCCCCGTGAAGGTCCTCGCCAGGGCCAAGACCCGCATGTCGGCGGCGGCCGGGCCGCACCGGGAGGCCCTCGCGCTCGCGGTCGCGGCCGACACGGTCGCCGCCGCGCTGCGCTGCGACCGGGTCCGCGACGTGATCGTAGTCACCGACGATCCCCTTCCGGCGGCCGAGCTCGCCGCCCTCGGCGCCCGGATCGTTCCGGACGCCCCGGACGCCGGCCTCAACCCGGCCCTGGTCTACGGCGCCCGCCGCGGCCGCGAGCTGGCCGCCGACGCCGGCGTCGGCGCGCTTTCGGCTGATTTGCCCGCTTTGCGACCACTTGAACTTGCGCGCGTCCTGGACGCCGCCGGCGCCGCGCCCGAGGCGTTCGTGCCGGACGCGGCCGGCGTCGGCACGACGCTGTACACGGCCCGTCCGGGCGTCCCGTTCTCCCCCGCGTTCGGCGGCGGCTCGCGGACGGCCCACCGCGCCCGCGGCGCCCGGGAGATCCTCCTGCCCGGCACTGACAGCGTACGCCGCGACGTCGACACCCCGGACGATCTCCGCGCGGCACTCGCCCTGGGCGCCGGCCCCCGCACCACCGCCGTCGCGTCCCGGCTGCCCTCGTTGGCCTAG